The DNA region CTTTCTAATCCCAAATCCTATGCTTTAACCAGTATATTGTACTACTAAGTAACTGCTTCAAGAAGTAAAGTTAGCATGAATCTCACTtctatgtgggatctaaaaaagtaaaatacacagaagcagagaatagaatggtggttaccagggatgAGGAGGTGAAGGAAATGGGTAATGTTGGTAAAATGTTGGTAAAAGGATACAAAGTTGCTATGTAGGATGAGTACATCTATAGATCAAATGtatagcatgatgactatagtcaATAAAACTGTACTGAATActaaaaatttgctaagagagtagatttcaggtactttcaccacacacacacacacacacaccacacaagtTAACTATATGAACAGATGAATATGATCTTGACTGTAACCATTTCATTCTGTATATGTACATCaaaacatcatgttgtacacctgttatatatacatataatttttacttaaaaaaagtaaagttaGTGTATAAGCATATTTAACCCAGCTCTTCCTGCCAACCAGTGATTAAACTAcaaatatctctctctctctctcacacacacacacacacacacacatacacacacacacaaatattttgaaatgcaaTATATGACTACAACAGTTATTCTCTACTCCATACTGAGTAgccattttaaaatggaaacctGACTCATCAATCCttctattttaaaatcctttGGGCTTCCCCAGTGCACCAAGGATAAAATACAAACTCTTAAATAGTTTTCAAGGCTCTGGACAGTATTATTCTCTTCACATTGAACATTATAGTCATTCTTCAATATCTTAataaattttcacttttgtttctagGCCTTTGCATATACTGTTTTGTCTACATGGAGcatatccccccccaccccactctcccTCTCCCTATTCCCTTTTACATTGATGGCTCCTAATCATCCTTCAAATGAGTAAGACATTGCAGtgtggatttcttttcttctgggaaGCTAACTACTGTTAATCCCAATCCCTCAAATCTCGGGTTAATTCCTCTCCAATGTGCTCCCACAGCACTCTTTTTTTATATAGTACTCTATTAAAAGTGCCTGTTGTGCACTAGTTTGTAAGGGCagtgactacacacacacacatgcgtgcgTGCACAGGCACCCCTTGGTCACCACCATAGTGCAAATGCCCTGCACCTTAatatatacttaataaatatttataaaaccagTAAGTTCCAGTCTAGAAAAATTTATCTGATCCTCAGGtgaaatttctgaaaattattttcatggtTACAGAAAAGTAAACATAAGCAGATGTCTACACAAAAACactaaataatattattaataatagcagTAATAATAATTACAGACACTAACATGTATTAAAATCTAATACATATCAAGCACTCTGCTAAGGCTCTTACCAAGAGCCTTTCTTATTGCTTATATTATCTCTTATCTCTACCAATCCTACCTGATCTCTACCAATCCTCAGAGCAACCCTATATAGGAGATATTAAACTTATCTCAATTTCAcacaaggaaacagaggcttaaaCACTAGTAATCTACTCAACATTATACAGCAACTGTGAAAACTGTCTCAAATCCAGAACATTCTCATCTCAAAGTCCACACTCACTAACCTAGAATGCCTCTGGACTGGTGTCAGAAAAATACAGACATACCACAATTACAAAGCCATCTTCTGACTGTTCTACAAATGATGCGAACTCACAAGAGGAAATCATATAAGAGAAAAATGTATTTCCTTCCTATCTTGGTAGTTGGGGAGAAATGAGAGAAGGAtacagttttagttttttttttttggccgtgccatctggcatgcaggatcttagttcccccaccagggatcaaacctgtgccccctgcagtggaagcgtggagtcttgttaatcactggaccacaagggaagtcccagttttagTTTTAGAATTCACCTCGAAATgataattttctcaaattttatgTGGGAACCCCTGAGTATACATAGGTTGACAGTAAGAAGATAGGGCTTAAACTATGCAACGCTGATGGCAGAAGAAAGGTAAAATTTGCTGTGGTTATCCAAATTAGATCAGTTATTTAGGCATTGTCTATAATTTGATCTTAAGAGCCTTGGCTACTAAAAATGCTcatgtgaaagaaataaaaattatagaatatGTTATTTCCTGCTTGCTATGGAGTAACCACAGTCAGTAATACGTAGTTTCACAACCTCGTTGAACAGCAGAATATCAGAAGTAACCACAACAGAGTctcaggaagaaaggaaggaaattgtgtGTACCTGATCTATGAGTCGCTTTATTAGGGGTAGTCCTTCTAGTGCGGAACTGTCGCATCCACTGGTTAATACTCTTTCAAATCCCAAAGTTAAGAGGGTCTCTAGAGCTGCCATTGGATCATGAACCATGTCAAAGGCTGCAATAAATAAAACTGACATGAATTTTGAACAGATATCTCTAATACAGTGCTTTCCAAAATGTAGTATACACACAGTGGTATGCTGGACCTAGCTTGTCCTGGCTTGCAAGAGTCAGttgttaaatattcaggaattttgcaagcaTGACTGTCAATCCATTGGCAGCTGAAATTAGTCAAGGTGAAAGTACAAAAccacagaaatcaacaaatgctacaaatcagggctctTTTTCCCTGAGAACCAGTTTACCAGCATACCACAGTCAGCATGCCACCAATGGTAGGCAGGATCATTTTAGATGGTACGCATTTGAACAGATGCATTTACTTAAAGGCAGATTAGAAGTGAAAAGTTTCCAATTTTCATTAGTTATAaagtttctctttaaaataaatttacttaagattttaagaaaattattaaataaatttgcaCGAGCAGCCCTTCGATATGGTAAAATTGTAAACGTAACAGGCAAGTGACTCAAATTTGGGAGTCTGCTCTAAGGGTTCAAACAAACAGAATGAAAACATTACACTCACCAGTTCTAGAAAAAGCCTTGGTTCACATTCTCATTATTGactaatattttattctaatcCATTTATCCCATGTACTCAAGACTCATAGTATAAGGATAGTAGTTTACAACAGACTATATGAGGTTTCAGTTCCATCCTACTTTCTAAGAGACTTCTCTCCTCCTCACTGAGGAAACTGGCACTAGGAACCCCAAAGAAAACTACTTCTGCTTTGGTTCTCAGCACTGCTACATGGTACGCAAGTGCTAATCTATGGTGGATTAGGTGGTAGACCCCTTCCTTTCACCCTTTAGTGTATGTAGGCAGCTAAATGTAACACAGaggattttccttttttggtgGCAGTAACTTCTCAGTGATTACACTGTCATAATATTAAATACATGAGTGAAAAAAATGTGGAATACAGGAcaatataacaataaaaaaacatggaaatatttttgctaaatttattgaaggaaaagacaaaaactttgaaatgattttcttagtttaagaacagaaaaatatattctatatggtgggtttattttgtttttttgtttttttattagtttctgctttataacaaagtgaatcagtcatacatatacatctgttcccacatcccttccctcatgcatctccctccctcctaccctccccatcccacccctccaggcggtcacaaagcaccgagctgatctccctgtgctctgtggctgcttcggtgggtttattttgaattatttagcatatcaaattttaaactatatatttttcagataaatGTTTACTAATTTAAATTacctcatattttaaaacttctcttttttttggctagCTTCAAAGTTCTGACTTTTAAGCGATCTAACATCTTTTAGTTATTGCTAGTTTATGAGAAGCATTGCTAAACAGCAAGTCAAGAAAGTTTTCTGGTGTTACTCATTTCATAAAGAAACAAGGATTACAAATGCTATATACCTAATTTCTATAAATGGATGCAAATCCTAGTGTCCACTCTCATCCTGATCTCTGGATGCTTActcaaaaggacaaaaaaaattcaataatttcTCATGCATatcatcaaataaaaaaaaaaactgaagacttctttcttttcatgTGCAATGGCAGTGCCTCTGAAGGCAAAATTCACACTTGTTCCTCCATTTTACCAATGCTAGGCAAAAATGTATGGAAATTGTAACTGCCTGATTTAGAGATAAGaagtattttcatataaaattaccAGATACTTTTTAGAAATCATTCTGATGCAGACAAGCTATCAATAATGTACAATAATTTTGTGCACTATAGTGAACATTTGTTCATTGATTATCCagcacctatttctttcctcttcctaatAGTACCCAATTCTTCATCAGATACCCACCCCCTCTCTGCCCATGAATCTTATATTCATCTGGGAAAGCTGACCTCACTCCTAGCTCCAGAATGATCTTATCTGGCTTAAGCCAAGTAGCACATTTCCTTTCATTGGCCGCAGTGATTTATCCTTTTTGAGACTGCACATGACCTGAGgcaaactaataaaaatgaatCTCAGGATTCTTGCTTGGAAAGCTGTGACAAGCACATGCACTTGTAGGCGATGCTTACTCTCTCCCTCTATTAtatgccaccaccaccaccttctgCTTTTAACAACTTCTCATAACTAAGGCTTCATATTTTCTAGAAATTGTGCATCTCTAAATTTACAACTGTTAGTCCCATGACCAGTATAAAAAAACCAATTGGTAACACTGTAATGACACTATACAACTGTGTTCCAGAAAAAAGGTTGTGGCATTTGGtgaaatgagaaaactgacacCATTCAACAGAACTTCTAAAATGGAAATGACTCACCTCGGTGGAAAGTGACTGGCAGAGGACGACAAATAGCTATATAAAGAAAATCACATGACAACATGAATGAAAAGATCATCACTGATCACTATTTACAGAATTCTCCATGTTAGAATGAACTTTTTAATACTTTCTTCTCTTAAGTGAAGACACTggactaaaataataaaaaaatggcaACCTTCCAAATCCAAAAGTCCTATGTTTCCATTAATCTctgattttcattaaaaaaaaaaatagtcatccACTTCTTAAGAGGCaccaaataaaaactatatgatttgGCAACTATAAGGGTAGCATTACATCTATTACTTACCCTTCTGAAAATCTTCAAGAAATACTCTGGCCTAGTAATATAAGTAGTTTGCTTCTGTCCTCTCTACATCTCCCCATCCTCACCAACTGTAATAGCTTTTCAACTTTTTGGTGCTGTGATTAAAGGAATCAAGGTAAATTTCCCTTAAACCCTAAAGGAACAGTAGCAGAACCCAATTGATAGTAACTGAGAGAGTCAGGAGGGCTATGTCACACATAGTCTCTACCCAAAACACCTAAATAGCTAGTGTTTAAAATAGGTTAGTATAAGTGTCTGCAGGTGTGAATGAAAAGTCAGTTTTGTGATTGCGTTTTTCTATATTGGGAGTATTCAATGCAATCATCATTAGAGGCTTTTTGGTCTCAGATACAAATTCTTACCCACAAGGGACATGCACAGTTCTTTGTCAATGTGTCCATCTTCAGTCAGTGCCCCAAATACCAAACCATCAGCACCATAAAGCTTGGCAAGATGAATGTCAGCCTTCATCACCTCAACTTCACGGTCTGAATATAAAAAATCACCTCCACGTGGCCGAATCATCACAAAAACTGGTATCTGGACATACTGCTTCACTACTTGAAGGACACCTATAAGAATAAAGCAGACTAATTAAAATTCAAATGTGAGCTAAAAGCTCAAGGAAGTCAATAAAATATTACTGTACTGGTCTTTTACATTTGCTCTGGTGTATCACTTCTACAAGAAATGGAAGAGTTGATGGAATAAACCATAGAAAGATGGATCTAAAGGAAAAAGGAGACACTGAGTAGAAAAACGTACATATAGTAGAAGTTACGTAACAAGAAAATCAAGggtaaataaaaaagcaatttaGAAAATAGAAGGAAGTTACTACATTTTAAAAGCACTTGTCAGTTGACTCAACTAAATTCTTTTACTGGAATGTGACACTTGAAAGTGTAATAACTACCAGGCTCTATGTTCTGCCAGTGTATTCCCTAAGATCCAGTTTCTCCTTCATAATGattacagctctatttaaaaCCTACTATAGAGGTGGTTACATAGTTCTAAAGTTTATGATTCCTTAATGGAAAACGGTATTTagcaaagcctttttttttctttttgcagtacatgggcctctcactgttgtggcctctcccgttgcggagcacaggctccggacgcacaggctcagcggccatggctcacgggccagctgctctgcggcatgtgggatcttcccggactggggcacgaacccgtcctctgcatcggcaggcggactctcaaccactgcaccaccagggaagccccaaagcctttttttaaaataagagatacGCAAAAGGGAGCGAAGTTGTACTTATTTGTGATTTTATGAGGAGATCTATGAATAAAAGTACCCAAATCTGACACAATTCGTGGCTAGTTCAGAAACACTCAATGGTATAAGATCTGTGGCAAGCACCATTAGTGTTTACCCAATGTGAATTTACGTCTTTTGCCTTGCTACAAGAACCCCAATTCTGCATGGGATAGCAATATGCCCATCACCAAGTAATGAATCATACATGACTGCTGTTGCAAAAAACAGACTGCACTCAAACAACAGGTATGTTCTAGGTATTTCACAGAGTGGCCAGGGAATGCCCTCCTTTATTTTAGAGAGAAGAGTCCAAAAGCCCATTGCATATATAAACCTTTTATACTAAATAACGCTATCATCCATCTCAGAGTAAAATATAGGAGTCAGAATTTCATATAGGGACTTGGGCTTCTGACCGAGACAGAGTAACAGGAACTGGATTTACCCTTCCCCccataaaaccaaaaaacagacaaaacataCGAAACAATGGTTTGCAACAAAGGATAATGTTGCCTGAGAGatgggaaacaaatgaggtgagctCTCTGAATGACCCAGATTACTATCTTGAGAGTTTTCCAGGCCACAGCATAGGGAGGGGGAACCCAGGCGGAGGCCAGAGAATTCTCTGAGTTGAGGAGACAAAGCTGAGAGTCCAGGAAGACCAAGTGACTAGAGTTCACAGCAGAGAATagcagggaggagagaaagagaacccTGGAGATCTGCACAGAACCACACCCCCACTTCCCGCTAATATTCAGCTGAGTACCGATCGGCATATGCACGCAAGGAAACTACACAAAGCCAGAGAAAGACCCACtgaaaagaattagaagaaataGTGCCTGTCATTCACACCAGGCCAGGAATAATGCCTGTTCCCACCAGCCACACAGGAAAATTTCAAGATTCATGGGGCACTGGGTAGAGTACACAGAAGGTCTTGCCTCAGTAGTGGGGAATAACACTATTCCAGACCcacttaacaaattttaaaaacccaatccaaaatgaaCAAACTGTTTCCAATACCTAActgctcaagaatatttataggaatacaaaaatatccagtaCCCAGCAAAGTAAAATTCATAATGTCTTACATACAATGAAAAATTATCAGGTAGAAAAacaagatagggcctccctggtggcgcagtggttgagagtccgcctgccgatgcaggggatacgggttcgtgccccggtctgggaggatcccatatgccgcggagcggctgggcccgtgagccatggccactgggcctgcgcatccggagcctgtgctccgcaacgggagaggccacaacagtgagaggcccgcataccgcaaaaagaaaaaaaaaaaaaaaaaaaaaaaaagaaaaacaagatacaTCATTAGGTGAAAATCAATCAAACAAAACCAACCTAGAACTgatacagatgttagaattagcagcCAAGTCATTAAAATAGCTATTGTAACTTTATTCTATATGTTCAAAAAAGCTAAAAAGTGACATGAGAGATATAACAACAATCTCAAATATCTAGGGATGAAAACTACAGTGTGTGAGGTGAAAAATACACTAGGTGGGATTAACAGCAATTAGACATTGCAGAGAAAAGATCAGTAAACTTGAAAACAAAGGAATAGGATCTAtagaaaatgaaacagagaaaaagttttttttaaagagtagttCATCAGTGAGCTGTGGAACAACTTTAAGCAGCCTTAAGTTAGTTGAAGTCTTTGAAGGAGGGAGTGGAGGACATTAAATgctgaaaaatttccaaatgtgATGAAAAGTATAAATGCACATGtccaagaaacatgaaaaaaactaCACTCAGGtatatcataatcaaattgttCAAAAccaagaataaagaacaaaatcttaaaagtaaccaagagagggcttccctggtggcacagtggttgagagtcagcctgccaatgcaggggacacaggattgtgccccagtccgggaagatcccacatgccgcggagcagctggatccgtgagccatggccgctgagcctgcgcatccggagcctgtgctctgcaacgggagaggccacaacagtgagaggcccgcataccgcaaaaaaaaaaaaaaaaaaaaaaaaagataactggctctttaaacaaaaataataacaatgcagTGTGGGGTTTTTAacatatgtaaaagaaaaatgtatgacAACAGCACAAAGACTAAGAGGGGTGAAATGAAGACAAAAGTCAGTATACCAAGGATGCCagaatggaaagataaaaaaaaaccacagtccTTGACATTACTGCAGAGCATATGAACCAATATTAACAGTAACTTAATCTCAACTTTATGAtatataagggaaaaaaacatctATTTGATCACATCTGTGATAGACAAGTTTATTTGCAACCATAAACATTTCTAACTGATACAATATCCATGGCATAGTTAACATGTTAGTAACTTCAGTAAAAGATCCCAATGAAATAGATTATCAATTGTCTCCAGGCTCTATAAACTCCTATGAGAAAATCCGAAAAATGGACACTTACCCATGCTGGGTGTGGTTCCTCCTTCCACTAAGCCAGAACATAATTCAATGCGATCAGCACCTATAATAAGAAAAGCATTGCTaagcataataatttttttaattaaaaaaattaagaaaaattttcaaaagcaTTGCTCAAAAGTTATTGTCCAAAATAAACTCTTATTAAACAGcaaacttaacatttttttctaaatatagaaCAGAGTCTTAGAaactgagagaaataaaattataaaactagagTAAAACTCTATTTTTAAACCCAACTATATTCTGCAACCCACATTGTTACTGACAAATTTAAGAGTTAATTCAAGTTAAGCTAGGTCtcttaaaattttgtattataGGGTTGCTTCTCTATGTACAAGGAAGTGATTTAGAATAAAGAAGTTTCTGGATTGACCAGAGTGGAACACTGACTCttgattgattaaaaaaaatagcaaccttgggggcttccctggtggcgcagtggtagagagtctgcctgccaatgcaggggacatgggttcgtgccccggtccgggaagatcccacatgccgcagagcggctgggcccgtgagccatggctgctgagcctgcgcctccggagcctctgctctgtagcgggagaggccacaacggtgacaggcccgcgtaccgcaaaaaaaaaaaaaaaaaaaagcaatctcgggacttcccttgtggcgcagtggttgggaatcctcctgccagtgcaggggacacgggtttgagccctggtccaggaagatcccacatgccatggagcaactaagcctgtgcaccacaactactgagcttgtgctctagagcccatgagccacaactaccaagcccacgtgccacaatactgaagcccacatgcctagagcccgtgctctgcaacaagagaagccaccgcaataagaagcctacacaccgcaatgaagagtagcccctgctcactgcaactagggaaaagcccgtgtgcagccatgaagacccagtgcagccaaaaataaataaataaatacataaatttaaaaaaataaaataaataaaataaaaataaaagatgaaaatcagtttcttcaacaaactataaggaaagaaaagaaagaattaaagaaagaaaaaaaagggaaacatagACTGAAACAGACATATCAAAAAACTATGTTTaggggctccctggtggcgcagtagttgagagtccgcctgccgatgcaggggatacgggttcgtgccccggtctgggaggatcccatatgccgcggagcggctgggcccgtgagccatggccgctgggcctgcgcatccggagcctgtgctccgcaacgggagaggccacaacagtgagaggcccgcataccgcaaaaagaaaaaaacaaaaacaaaaacaaactatgtTTATATCTTGATTCAAAGAACtgtagaacaaaacaaaacaaaactgtgtgaGCCAACTGGGGAAAGCTGAAAACTAACTGGGTATTTTTGatgatattaatattaatattaataaatattattttaaaaagatgttactgatattttgattattattatttttaaaggttattattattattttttaaaccttttagaGATActgaaatatttgcagatgaaatgacaTAATGTCTGGGATTTGCCTCAAAATAATTTGGGGACGGGAGAGGGAAGGTAGGAATATAGATCAGAGGTCAGCAAGTGATGGTCTGCAGGCCAAAGGCTCACAAGCTTCTTTTTGTTATGGCATTCAAGTTTAAcatgtttttgtgtatttttaaaattttatttatttatggtcatgttgggtcttctttgctgcacacgggctttctctaattgtgtcgAGCGGGGACTacacttcattgcagtgcatgggcttctcattgtggtggtttctctttttgtggagcacaggctctaggcacgtgggcttcagtagttgtggcatgtgggctcagtagtcatggcttgtgggctctagagcgcaggctcagtagttgtggcgcatgggctcagttgctcggtggcatgtggcagcttcctggaccagggctcgaacccatgtcccctgcattggcaggtggattcttttttttttttttttttttttctttttgcggtatgtgggcctctcactgttgtggcctctcccgttgtggagcacaggctccggatgcgcaggcccagcagccatggctcacgggcccagccactccgcggcatatgggatcctcccagaccggggcacgaacccgtatcccctgcatcggcaggcggactctcaaccactgcgccaccagggaggcccagcaggtggattcttaaccactgtgccaccagggaagtcctgttttcgtgtatttttaaaaaacatacatttcATACAACTGACCcatatcatacaattcacccttttacagtgtataattcaatggtttttagtatgcTCACAGAATTTTGCAACCATTGTCACCAATTTTAGaacgttttcatcaccccaaaaagaaacctcacaCCCTTCAGCAGTCACTTTCCCTTCTCCCCATGCTCCTCAGTCCtcggcaaccaccaatctattttGTCTATAAAAAaattgcctattctggatatttcatataagtcgaatcatacaatatgtggtattTTTTGACTGCTTTCTTCCACTTAGAATAATATttcaagattcatctatgttgtagcttGATCAGTACTTCATCCTTTTTTTATTGCCAAActgagaatggtttttacattttcaaaggattttttaaaaaaacaaagaagaatataTGACAGAGACCAAATGTGGCCAGCAAAGTCAGAAATATATTCTGTCTTGCTCTTAACAAAAAAGTTTGCTCACCCCCAATATAAATGAAAGATTGGCCATATACTGAAAATGATTAAAGCTGATGGGTACCTGGtgattcattatattattctctctacttttgtatatgtttgaaattttctatataaagtttaaaaatttttctgaTCCTGAAATGATGGGAATTCCTGTGCTTCCTGTTAAAGCAAGCTCAGGGTGCAAAAGAAACCATGAGGTAAAATATATCacgttcaaaaaaaaaagattatgataAAAGTCCTCACAATGAAAAAAGCATCAAATCTCTAAAATCAGTgggctgaaaaaaattaaatctttgctaagttcaatttttaaaaagttatttagggcttctctggtggtgcagtggttaaagatctgcctgcaaatgcaggggacacaggttagatccctggtctgggaagatcccacataccatggagcaactaagtccatgtgccacaactactgaagcctgcccacctagagcccgtgctccacaagagaagccaccgcaatgagaagcccacggaccacaacgaagagtagcccctgctctctgcaactagagaaagcccgcatgcagcaacgaagacccaacgcagccaaaaaaaaaaaaaaagttggttagTAAGCACTATTATAGACACCTGACTCAAAATGTAACCTACTGGGGAAGTAAGACTAGATGATCAGTAGGTTTTCTAGTTGGTTGGTTGTTTTCAAAAGGATTACTGGGATCCTTAGAGAACACAAAGGTTCCTGAGGTCAGTTCACAGGATTcattttcagacttttaaaagGACTGACAATTGCCatgattttctaatttctcttaccTCCTCTTTCTGCATTTACAGCTGACTCCACTGAATCAACACACACCTCCATAAGAAACCCATTTGCTGCTCCTAAAATATACAGAGAACAATGAAATTTCATGATGGTACTATCCATCCAGACCAAGTGACcacaaatattttacattttgctgCCAAAATCCAAATGTCTAATAATAGGTAAGTATGTAAGTACACTAGGGCTCATGAATGCAGTAAAATACCATATTAATTGTTAAATTGATGTCTCTGGActgcaaaataaaaacacagacatatGTATAAGAAATATTGagaaatgcccatcgacagactaatggataaagatgtggtacatatatataagggaatattattcagccataaaaaggaatgaaattgggtcatttgtagagatgtggatggacctagagactgtcaaacagagtgaagtaagtcagaaaaacaaatatcatatattaatgcatatatgtggaacctagaaaaatggtacagatgaactggtttgcaaggcagaaatagagacacagatgtagagaacaaacatatggacaccaaggggggaagtggcgggggttggggtggtagtgggatgaattgggagattcggattgacacgtatacaccaatatgtataaaacataactaatgggcttccctggtggcgcagtggttgagagtccgcctgctagtgcaggggacatgggttcgtgccccggtccaggaaattcccgcatgccgcagagcggctgggcccggaagccatggccgctgagcctgcgcgtccagagcctgtgctccgcaacgggagaggccacaacagtgagaggcctgagtaccaccaccaaaaaaaaacacataactaataaaaacctgctgtataaaaaaattaattcaatttaaaaaaaagaaattatactgAGAAATATATACACTGAATGCCAAGTTAATCTTCCTAAAACACAGACCTCATCATCACATTC from Mesoplodon densirostris isolate mMesDen1 chromosome 1, mMesDen1 primary haplotype, whole genome shotgun sequence includes:
- the CUTC gene encoding copper homeostasis protein cutC homolog isoform X1, with the translated sequence MKRQGASSGRKRARIPSGKAGAANGFLMEVCVDSVESAVNAERGGADRIELCSGLVEGGTTPSMGVLQVVKQYVQIPVFVMIRPRGGDFLYSDREVEVMKADIHLAKLYGADGLVFGALTEDGHIDKELCMSLVAICRPLPVTFHRAFDMVHDPMAALETLLTLGFERVLTSGCDSSALEGLPLIKRLIDQAKGRIVVMPGGGITDRNLQRILEGSGATEFHCSARLARDSGMKFRNSSVAMGASLSRSEYSLKVTDVTQVRTLNAIAKNILV
- the CUTC gene encoding copper homeostasis protein cutC homolog isoform X2, producing MEVCVDSVESAVNAERGGADRIELCSGLVEGGTTPSMGVLQVVKQYVQIPVFVMIRPRGGDFLYSDREVEVMKADIHLAKLYGADGLVFGALTEDGHIDKELCMSLVAICRPLPVTFHRAFDMVHDPMAALETLLTLGFERVLTSGCDSSALEGLPLIKRLIDQAKGRIVVMPGGGITDRNLQRILEGSGATEFHCSARLARDSGMKFRNSSVAMGASLSRSEYSLKVTDVTQVRTLNAIAKNILV
- the CUTC gene encoding copper homeostasis protein cutC homolog isoform X3 — protein: MKRQGASSGRKRARIPSGKAGAANGFLMEVCVDSVESAVNAERGGADRIELCSGLVEGGTTPSMGVLQVVKQYVQIPVFVMIRPRGGDFLYSDREVEVMKADIHLAKLYGADGLVFGALTEDGHIDKELCMSLVAICRPLPVTFHRAFDMVHDPMAALETLLTLGFERVLTSGCDSSALEGLPLIKRLIDQGVA